The Streptomyces phaeolivaceus genome has a window encoding:
- a CDS encoding STAS domain-containing protein has protein sequence MSSGIPPGLQIVDATTPAVLVLPGPVTRDEVPGLCAEVRARLEGTGGRPGGGVLVCDVAGIGPPGLAAVDVLARLQLAARRAGGRIRLRDPDPALSALLGFVGLAFDVEGQAEEGEPAGGVEEAVESGDPAL, from the coding sequence ATGAGTTCCGGTATCCCGCCCGGTCTACAGATCGTGGACGCGACGACACCCGCCGTACTCGTGCTGCCAGGCCCCGTGACCCGGGACGAGGTGCCTGGGCTCTGTGCCGAGGTACGCGCGAGACTGGAGGGGACCGGGGGCCGGCCCGGCGGAGGGGTACTGGTCTGCGATGTCGCCGGTATCGGCCCACCGGGCCTGGCCGCCGTCGACGTACTGGCCCGGTTGCAGCTCGCCGCGCGGCGGGCCGGGGGCCGGATACGGCTGCGGGACCCCGACCCGGCGCTGAGCGCGCTACTGGGCTTCGTCGGGCTTGCCTTCGATGTGGAGGGGCAGGCCGAAGAGGGGGAACCAGCGGGCGGTGTCGAGGAAGCAGTGGAATCCGGCGATCCGGCCCTCTGA
- a CDS encoding sigma-70 family RNA polymerase sigma factor has protein sequence MGDGTATATADLDVRLERHRVELTGYCYRMLGSSFEAEDAVQDTMIRAWRSYEKFEGRSSLRSWLYRIATNVCLDMLTAGNKRARPMDLTESTPLAQAALSPRPDNTWLEPVPDARVLPATADPAEAAVAKESVRLAFVAALQRLPSKQRAVLILREVLAWKASEVAELLDTSVASVNSALQRARATLAEGGGQGAAADVSDPLDEEQRKLLDRYVAAFEGYDMAALTALLHEDAVMTMPPFDLWLTGTGDITGFMTTLGAACAGSHLVPVAVNGLPGFAQYKPDPEKGGFSAWAVQVLEISEGRIAGFHCFLDTARWFPLFGLPLHIEGKPDEAQ, from the coding sequence ATGGGTGACGGTACGGCGACGGCGACGGCGGATCTGGATGTCCGGCTGGAGAGGCACCGGGTCGAGTTGACCGGGTACTGCTATCGGATGCTCGGCTCGTCCTTCGAGGCGGAGGACGCCGTGCAGGACACGATGATCCGTGCCTGGCGGAGTTACGAGAAGTTCGAGGGGCGGTCGAGCCTGCGGTCCTGGCTGTACCGGATCGCCACGAACGTGTGTCTGGACATGCTGACCGCCGGGAACAAGAGGGCCCGTCCCATGGATCTCACCGAGTCGACACCGCTCGCCCAGGCCGCCCTCTCGCCCCGGCCGGACAACACCTGGCTGGAGCCGGTGCCGGACGCCCGGGTGCTGCCCGCCACCGCCGACCCGGCGGAGGCCGCCGTCGCCAAGGAGTCCGTGCGGCTGGCGTTCGTGGCCGCGCTGCAGCGGCTGCCGTCGAAGCAGCGCGCGGTGCTCATCCTGCGCGAGGTGCTGGCGTGGAAGGCAAGCGAGGTCGCCGAGTTGCTCGACACCTCCGTCGCCTCGGTGAACAGCGCCCTGCAGCGGGCCCGCGCGACCCTCGCCGAGGGCGGCGGACAGGGCGCCGCGGCCGATGTCTCCGATCCGCTGGACGAGGAGCAGCGCAAGCTCCTCGACCGCTATGTGGCCGCCTTCGAGGGGTACGACATGGCGGCGCTGACGGCCCTGCTGCACGAGGACGCGGTCATGACGATGCCGCCGTTCGACCTGTGGCTGACCGGGACCGGCGACATCACCGGCTTCATGACCACGCTCGGTGCGGCCTGTGCCGGATCGCATCTGGTACCGGTCGCGGTGAACGGCCTGCCGGGCTTCGCGCAGTACAAGCCGGACCCGGAGAAGGGCGGTTTCAGCGCCTGGGCCGTGCAGGTGCTGGAGATCTCAGAGGGCCGGATCGCCGGATTCCACTGCTTCCTCGACACCGCCCGCTGGTTCCCCCTCTTCGGCCTGCCCCTCCACATCGAAGGCAAGCCCGACGAAGCCCAGTAG
- a CDS encoding MFS transporter, giving the protein MPSASTEASTTVGAVSATSDRSPRSPRPAVVDSRVTPGGPGYRRMSLALFLAGVATFALLYSTQALLPLISDGFGTTASAASWTVSAATGALALFVLPMSALSERFGRRTVMTASLAVAVTVGLLIPFAPSLGALVVLRAVQGAALAGVPASATAYLAEEVRPKALITAIGLFVAGNSVGGMSGRVLTGWVAQEWGWRVALAVLGVIAVGCAVAFRLLLPAPRHFVAGSLRPRVLGRTVRAHLSNPLLRRLYAIGALFMTVFGGVYTVIGYRLADAPFSLPQGVIGTIFLVYLVGTVSASTAGRLAGRLGRRGALYLAGGTTTAGLLFSLSDSLVLVLVGLVLITAGFFAGHAVASSSVSHTAKEGRAQASALYQSAYYVGSSAGSTLGAVAFHAGGWGGTVSLGLLAVLGVVGITVVGSHAARRGPVPVH; this is encoded by the coding sequence ATGCCTTCCGCCAGTACCGAGGCGTCCACCACCGTGGGCGCCGTATCCGCCACGTCCGACCGTTCGCCCCGTTCCCCCCGTCCGGCCGTCGTCGACTCCCGGGTGACCCCCGGTGGGCCCGGCTACCGCCGGATGAGTCTGGCGCTGTTCCTCGCGGGTGTCGCGACCTTCGCCCTCCTCTACTCCACACAGGCGCTGCTGCCGCTGATCTCGGACGGCTTCGGGACGACGGCGAGCGCGGCGAGCTGGACGGTGTCGGCGGCGACCGGTGCGCTGGCGCTGTTCGTGCTGCCGATGAGCGCGCTGTCGGAGCGGTTCGGGCGGCGTACGGTGATGACGGCGTCGCTGGCGGTCGCGGTGACGGTCGGGCTGCTGATCCCCTTCGCGCCCTCCCTGGGCGCGCTGGTCGTACTGCGGGCCGTGCAGGGCGCGGCACTGGCCGGGGTGCCGGCCTCCGCGACCGCGTATCTCGCCGAGGAGGTCCGCCCCAAGGCGCTGATCACCGCGATCGGGCTCTTCGTCGCCGGCAACAGCGTCGGCGGGATGAGCGGGCGGGTCCTCACCGGGTGGGTCGCCCAGGAGTGGGGCTGGCGGGTCGCGCTGGCCGTGCTCGGAGTGATCGCGGTGGGCTGCGCGGTGGCCTTCCGGCTGCTGCTGCCGGCGCCCAGGCACTTCGTGGCGGGGTCGCTGCGGCCCCGGGTGCTGGGGCGTACGGTCCGGGCGCATCTCTCGAACCCGTTGCTGCGGCGGCTGTACGCGATCGGCGCGCTGTTCATGACGGTCTTCGGCGGCGTCTACACGGTGATCGGCTACCGGCTGGCCGACGCACCGTTCTCGCTCCCCCAGGGTGTCATCGGGACGATCTTCCTCGTGTACCTGGTGGGTACGGTGTCCGCGTCGACCGCCGGGAGGCTGGCGGGGCGGCTCGGGCGGCGGGGCGCGCTGTATCTCGCGGGCGGTACGACGACCGCCGGGCTGCTGTTCTCGCTCTCCGACTCGCTGGTGCTGGTGCTGGTGGGGCTGGTGCTGATCACCGCCGGGTTCTTCGCGGGGCATGCCGTCGCCTCGTCGTCGGTGAGTCACACGGCGAAGGAGGGGCGGGCGCAGGCGTCCGCGCTGTACCAGTCGGCGTACTACGTGGGGTCCAGTGCGGGGAGCACGCTCGGGGCGGTGGCGTTCCACGCGGGTGGTTGGGGTGGGACCGTCTCGCTGGGGCTGCTGGCCGTGCTGGGGGTCGTGGGGATCACCGTGGTGGGGTCCCATGCGGCCCGGCGCGGGCCGGTGCCGGTTCACTGA
- a CDS encoding LysR family transcriptional regulator encodes MTHQQRSGPRLSPSGDTEDIDGTGRRGDSGDSGDSGDIDDIVLRLAPRLAYFAGVARTEHVTGAAREMRVPQSTLSRAMVRLEQDLGVDLFARRGRTVSLTHAGRTFHASVERALAEIERAADEVRADADPATGKVAFGFLHTMGAETVPGLLQAFRAEHPRVRFSLVQNYGEAMLERLRAGELDLCLTSPVPDAPDLVARRLDEQKLRLVVPADHRLAARKRVRLAEAADETFVTLEPGYGMRRITDDLCKEAGFKPRIAFEGEEAETLRGLVAAGLGVALLPPPAVPRPGVVELTVTAPRAAREIGVAWLDGHPDTPPVAAFKKFLLSRRGHLLHD; translated from the coding sequence GTGACGCATCAGCAGAGGTCAGGGCCGCGCCTGTCACCGTCCGGTGACACAGAAGACATCGACGGCACCGGCAGGAGAGGCGACAGCGGCGACAGTGGGGACAGTGGGGATATCGACGACATCGTCCTGCGCCTCGCGCCCCGTCTCGCCTATTTCGCCGGCGTCGCCCGCACCGAGCACGTCACCGGGGCCGCGCGCGAGATGCGGGTCCCGCAGTCGACGCTGTCGCGGGCCATGGTCCGCCTCGAACAGGACCTGGGCGTCGACCTGTTCGCCCGCCGGGGGCGCACGGTCTCCCTGACGCACGCCGGCCGCACCTTCCACGCCTCCGTGGAACGCGCCCTCGCCGAGATCGAGCGCGCCGCCGACGAGGTCCGCGCCGACGCCGACCCCGCCACCGGCAAGGTCGCCTTCGGCTTCCTGCACACCATGGGCGCCGAGACCGTCCCAGGCCTTCTCCAGGCCTTCCGCGCCGAACACCCCCGCGTCCGCTTCAGCCTCGTCCAGAACTACGGCGAGGCCATGCTCGAACGCCTGCGCGCCGGCGAACTCGACCTCTGCCTCACCTCACCCGTCCCGGACGCCCCCGATCTGGTGGCCCGCCGCCTCGACGAACAGAAGCTCCGCCTGGTCGTCCCCGCCGACCACCGCCTCGCCGCCCGCAAACGCGTCCGCCTCGCCGAGGCCGCCGACGAAACCTTCGTCACCCTCGAACCCGGCTACGGCATGCGCCGCATCACCGACGACCTCTGCAAGGAGGCCGGCTTCAAGCCCCGTATCGCCTTCGAGGGAGAGGAGGCGGAAACACTGCGGGGCCTGGTGGCGGCGGGCCTGGGCGTGGCCCTCCTACCGCCCCCGGCCGTCCCCCGGCCGGGCGTCGTCGAACTGACGGTCACCGCCCCGCGAGCGGCCCGCGAAATCGGCGTGGCCTGGCTCGACGGCCACCCCGACACACCCCCGGTGGCGGCCTTCAAGAAGTTCCTGCTGTCGAGAAGGGGCCACCTCCTCCACGACTGA
- a CDS encoding alpha/beta hydrolase: MAQQAMPVRTPRLGRTIGPEPSTVSAVVLLLPAGDEASTRRPSPMMATASVRSLGRRLARAGRTEGLAAHVVHYRYRGWNGTEARLARDAEWAVDEVVRRYGDVPVCLTGLHMGARAALHTGGHEAVNSVLAIAPWLPEEDVATPPEPVKQLAGRRVLIVHGTNDERVDPELSFRYAARAKKTNPDICRFEVHADRHGLTQYRDEVHALASDFVMGALFGRAFARPVEDALAAPPPLGLRMPLASGFGRQRSHQGG, translated from the coding sequence ATGGCGCAGCAAGCAATGCCGGTCCGTACGCCCCGACTTGGGCGGACGATCGGCCCGGAGCCGAGCACGGTCAGCGCAGTGGTCCTGCTGCTTCCGGCCGGTGACGAGGCATCCACCCGCAGACCCTCCCCCATGATGGCCACGGCCTCCGTGCGCTCCCTCGGCCGCCGGCTGGCCCGCGCGGGCCGTACGGAGGGGCTGGCGGCCCATGTCGTGCACTACCGCTACCGGGGCTGGAACGGCACGGAGGCGCGGCTCGCGCGGGACGCCGAGTGGGCCGTGGACGAGGTGGTCCGGCGCTACGGGGACGTGCCCGTATGTCTCACCGGGCTGCACATGGGGGCGCGGGCGGCGCTGCACACGGGCGGGCACGAGGCCGTCAACTCCGTGCTGGCGATCGCCCCCTGGCTGCCGGAGGAGGATGTGGCGACGCCGCCCGAACCGGTGAAACAGCTGGCCGGGCGGCGGGTGTTGATCGTGCACGGGACGAACGACGAGCGGGTGGATCCCGAACTGTCGTTCCGCTACGCGGCGCGGGCGAAGAAGACGAACCCCGACATCTGCCGGTTCGAGGTGCACGCGGACCGGCACGGGCTGACGCAGTACCGGGACGAGGTGCACGCGTTGGCGTCGGACTTCGTGATGGGGGCGCTGTTCGGGCGGGCGTTCGCCCGGCCGGTGGAGGACGCGCTCGCGGCGCCGCCGCCGTTGGGGTTGCGGATGCCGCTTGCCTCCGGCTTCGGCCGGCAACGCTCGCATCAGGGTGGTTGA
- a CDS encoding adenosine deaminase, with product MTNQTDPTGGTPDSDQIRRAPKVLLHDHLDGGLRPGTIVELARDSGYSQLPETDPDRLGGWFRDAADSGSLERYLETFSHTVGVMQTRDALLRVAAECAEDLAADGVVYAEIRYAPEQHLEGGLGLEEVVEAVNEGFREGERRARADGNRIRVGALLTAMRHAARALEIAELANRYRDLGVVGFDIAGAEAGYPPTRHLDAFEFLKRENNHFTIHAGEAFGLPSIWQALQWCGADRLGHGVRIIDDIQVHEDGSVKLGRLASYVRDKRIPLELCPSSNLQTGAARSYAEHPIGLLRRLHFRATVNTDNRLMSHTSMSREFEHLVDAFGYTLDDMQWFSVNAMKSAFIPFDERLAMINDVIKPGYAELKSEWLFRQTASTSGSVDEQS from the coding sequence ATGACGAACCAGACCGACCCGACCGGTGGCACCCCGGACTCGGACCAGATCCGCCGGGCGCCCAAGGTTCTGCTGCACGACCACCTCGACGGCGGCCTGCGCCCCGGAACCATCGTCGAACTCGCCCGCGACAGCGGCTACTCCCAGCTCCCGGAGACCGACCCCGACCGGCTCGGCGGCTGGTTCCGCGACGCCGCCGACTCCGGCTCGCTGGAGCGGTACCTGGAGACCTTCTCGCACACCGTCGGCGTCATGCAGACCCGCGACGCGCTGCTCCGGGTCGCCGCCGAGTGCGCCGAGGACCTCGCCGCCGACGGCGTCGTCTACGCCGAGATCCGCTACGCCCCCGAACAGCACCTCGAAGGCGGGCTCGGCCTCGAAGAGGTCGTCGAGGCCGTCAACGAGGGCTTCCGGGAGGGTGAGCGGCGGGCCAGGGCCGACGGCAACCGCATCCGCGTCGGAGCCCTGCTCACCGCCATGCGGCACGCCGCCCGCGCCCTGGAGATCGCCGAACTCGCCAACCGCTACCGCGACCTCGGTGTCGTCGGATTCGACATCGCGGGCGCCGAGGCCGGCTACCCGCCCACCCGCCACCTCGACGCCTTCGAGTTCCTCAAGCGCGAGAACAACCACTTCACCATCCACGCCGGGGAGGCCTTCGGACTCCCGTCCATCTGGCAGGCGTTGCAGTGGTGCGGGGCCGACCGGCTCGGGCACGGCGTCCGCATCATCGACGACATCCAGGTCCACGAGGACGGCTCGGTGAAGCTCGGCCGCCTCGCCTCCTACGTCCGCGACAAGCGCATCCCGCTGGAGCTGTGCCCCAGCTCCAACCTCCAGACCGGTGCCGCCCGTTCGTACGCCGAACACCCCATCGGGCTGCTCAGGCGACTGCACTTCCGGGCCACCGTGAACACCGACAACCGGCTGATGTCGCACACGAGCATGAGCCGTGAATTCGAGCACCTTGTCGATGCCTTCGGTTACACGCTCGACGACATGCAGTGGTTCTCGGTCAATGCTATGAAGTCAGCATTCATTCCTTTCGATGAACGACTGGCCATGATCAATGACGTGATCAAGCCCGGATACGCCGAGTTGAAATCCGAATGGCTGTTCCGGCAAACGGCCTCCACCAGCGGTTCTGTCGACGAACAGAGCTGA
- a CDS encoding ATP-binding protein has product MKQSAAKTLGVAVVGAAIAAAGASAANAAPSAPEASQALGTVTQALPVENVSKALPVATDALAQGQSALGTGLEAAQPAAANVLAEGPTAPVAGLLGGLPVGKTLPAKGLGVNGLPLGGGAA; this is encoded by the coding sequence ATGAAGCAGTCTGCTGCCAAGACCCTCGGTGTCGCCGTCGTCGGTGCCGCCATCGCCGCTGCGGGCGCGAGCGCCGCGAACGCCGCCCCGAGCGCCCCCGAGGCCTCCCAGGCCCTGGGCACCGTCACCCAGGCGCTGCCCGTGGAGAACGTCTCGAAGGCGCTGCCGGTCGCCACCGACGCGCTCGCCCAGGGGCAGAGCGCGCTCGGCACCGGTCTGGAGGCCGCGCAGCCCGCCGCCGCCAACGTCCTCGCCGAGGGCCCCACCGCCCCCGTCGCCGGGCTGCTCGGCGGCCTCCCCGTCGGCAAGACCCTTCCCGCCAAGGGCCTCGGCGTCAACGGCCTGCCCCTCGGCGGCGGCGCCGCCTGA
- a CDS encoding PspC domain-containing protein, with amino-acid sequence MSRLARPTEGRMIGGVCAALARRFGTSATTMRVIFLVSCLLPGPQFLLYIALWILFPSEGKARAAW; translated from the coding sequence ATGAGTCGCCTTGCCCGCCCCACCGAAGGCCGGATGATCGGCGGAGTGTGCGCCGCGCTGGCACGGCGCTTCGGCACCTCCGCCACCACGATGCGTGTGATCTTCCTGGTGTCGTGTCTGCTTCCGGGCCCGCAGTTCCTGCTCTACATAGCCCTCTGGATCCTGTTCCCCTCGGAGGGCAAGGCCCGCGCGGCCTGGTGA
- a CDS encoding VanZ family protein, which translates to MQPQGTNGRSAGIRVRAAGGVLLVAHLAVVAWITLRPLDVTWMSPANLRPFAGIRADLALGWPEAARRIGEGLALLAPLGVLLPMTHGRLAVSPLASLARSVAAGALLSLAVELLQTGVPGQVVDIDSILLNSVGVGLAHLAVVPMVRAALRRRAETRVRAAARLRREELSQGRTPTIPRVGMAP; encoded by the coding sequence GTGCAGCCTCAAGGTACGAACGGCCGTAGCGCCGGGATCCGTGTCCGTGCGGCGGGGGGTGTTCTCCTCGTCGCGCATCTCGCGGTCGTTGCCTGGATCACGCTGCGTCCGCTGGACGTCACCTGGATGAGTCCCGCGAATCTGCGGCCGTTCGCCGGGATCAGAGCGGATCTGGCCCTGGGCTGGCCGGAGGCGGCCCGCCGCATCGGTGAGGGGCTGGCGCTGCTCGCCCCGCTGGGTGTCCTGCTGCCGATGACGCACGGCAGGCTCGCCGTGTCGCCGCTCGCCTCGCTGGCCCGGTCGGTCGCGGCCGGGGCGCTGTTGTCGCTGGCCGTCGAGCTGTTGCAGACCGGGGTGCCGGGGCAGGTCGTCGACATCGACTCGATCCTGCTGAACTCGGTCGGTGTGGGTCTCGCCCATCTCGCGGTGGTTCCGATGGTCAGGGCGGCGCTGCGGCGAAGGGCCGAGACCCGGGTCAGGGCGGCGGCGCGGTTGCGCCGTGAGGAGCTGTCTCAGGGTCGGACCCCGACGATTCCCAGGGTCGGGATGGCTCCGTAG
- a CDS encoding sensor histidine kinase — protein sequence MQSRIRFTSLRLRLVVVFGLVALTAAVSASGIAYWLNREAVQTRAQDAALNDFEREMQSHVSTLRPNPTQDQLRVAARKMADGGERSSVLLIAEGADGEAVSGSSTDNALTGFSLADVPASLQKAVNKRQKLTSGNKHAYHVYWQRVIDGDTPYLVGGARMIGGGPTGYMRKSLAEEAKDLNSLAWSLGIATGLSLIGSALLAQAAATTVLKPVQRLGVAARRLGEGKLDTRLRVSGTDELADLSRTFNLAAESLEKKVDDMSAREEASRRFVADMSHELRTPLTAITAVTEVLEEELDADTGSLDPMIEPAVRLVVSETRRLNDLVENLMEVTRFDAGTARLVLDDVDIADQITACIDARAWLDAVDLDAERGIITNLDPRRLDVILANLIGNALKHGGSPVRVSVRTEGENLFIEVQDHGPGIPEDVLPHVFDRFYKASASRPRSEGSGLGLSIALENAHIHGGEITAANSPKGGAVFTLRLPRDASSLLAEERDDDQGDAGPAATEGDGQ from the coding sequence GTGCAGTCCCGGATCCGTTTCACCAGTCTGCGGCTGCGTCTGGTGGTCGTCTTCGGCCTGGTGGCGCTCACGGCCGCCGTGTCGGCGTCCGGTATCGCGTACTGGCTCAACCGCGAGGCCGTGCAGACGCGCGCGCAGGACGCGGCGCTGAACGACTTCGAGCGGGAGATGCAGAGCCATGTGAGCACCCTGCGCCCGAACCCGACGCAGGACCAACTGCGCGTCGCGGCACGGAAGATGGCGGACGGCGGCGAGCGCTCCAGTGTGCTGCTCATCGCCGAGGGCGCCGACGGCGAGGCGGTCTCCGGCTCCTCGACCGACAACGCGCTCACCGGTTTCTCGCTGGCGGACGTGCCCGCGTCCCTGCAGAAGGCCGTCAACAAGCGGCAGAAGCTCACGTCCGGCAACAAGCACGCGTACCACGTGTACTGGCAGCGGGTCATCGACGGCGACACCCCGTACCTCGTGGGCGGCGCGAGGATGATCGGCGGCGGGCCGACCGGCTACATGCGCAAGTCCCTCGCGGAGGAGGCGAAGGACCTCAACTCGCTGGCCTGGTCGCTCGGTATCGCCACGGGCCTGTCGCTGATCGGCTCGGCGCTGCTCGCGCAGGCCGCCGCGACGACCGTACTGAAGCCGGTGCAGCGCCTCGGCGTGGCCGCCCGGCGCCTCGGCGAGGGCAAGCTCGACACCCGGCTGCGCGTCTCCGGCACGGACGAACTGGCCGACCTCTCAAGGACGTTCAACCTCGCGGCGGAGTCGCTGGAGAAGAAGGTCGACGACATGAGCGCCCGCGAGGAGGCCTCCCGCCGCTTCGTCGCCGACATGTCCCATGAACTCCGTACGCCGCTGACCGCGATCACCGCCGTCACGGAGGTGCTGGAGGAGGAGCTGGACGCCGACACGGGCAGCCTCGACCCGATGATCGAACCGGCGGTACGGCTCGTCGTCAGCGAGACCCGGCGGCTGAACGACCTGGTGGAGAACCTGATGGAGGTCACCCGCTTCGACGCGGGCACGGCCCGTCTGGTCCTCGACGACGTGGACATCGCCGACCAGATCACCGCCTGTATCGACGCCCGCGCCTGGCTGGACGCGGTGGACCTGGACGCCGAGCGCGGCATCATCACCAACCTCGACCCGCGCCGTCTGGACGTGATCCTGGCGAACCTGATCGGCAACGCGCTCAAGCACGGCGGCTCCCCGGTGCGCGTCTCGGTGCGCACGGAGGGCGAGAACCTGTTCATCGAGGTGCAGGACCACGGCCCCGGCATCCCCGAGGACGTCCTCCCGCACGTCTTCGACCGGTTCTACAAGGCGAGCGCCTCCCGCCCCCGCTCCGAGGGCAGCGGTCTCGGTCTGTCCATCGCCCTGGAGAACGCCCATATCCACGGCGGCGAGATCACCGCCGCCAACTCCCCCAAGGGCGGCGCGGTCTTCACCCTCCGCCTGCCCCGCGACGCGTCCTCGCTGCTCGCGGAGGAACGGGACGACGACCAGGGCGACGCCGGCCCGGCTGCCACCGAGGGGGACGGCCAGTGA
- the afsQ1 gene encoding two-component system response regulator AfsQ1 — protein sequence MPSLLLIEDDDAIRTALELSLTRQGHRVATAATGEDGLKLLREQRPDLIVLDVMLPGIDGFEVCRRIRRTDQLPIILLTARSDDIDVVVGLESGADDYVVKPVQGRVLDARIRAVLRRGEREANDAATFGSLVIDRAAMTVTKNGEDLQLTPTELRLLLELSRRPGQALSRQQLLRLVWEHDYLGDSRLVDACVQRLRAKVEDVPSSPTLIRTVRGVGYRLDTPQ from the coding sequence GTGCCTTCCCTGTTGCTGATCGAGGACGACGACGCCATCCGCACGGCCCTGGAGCTCTCACTGACGCGCCAGGGGCACCGTGTCGCCACCGCCGCCACCGGCGAGGATGGTCTCAAGCTGCTGCGCGAACAGCGGCCGGATCTGATCGTTTTGGACGTGATGCTGCCTGGCATCGACGGCTTCGAGGTGTGCCGGCGGATCCGGCGCACCGATCAGCTGCCGATCATCCTGCTGACGGCGCGCAGTGACGACATCGACGTCGTGGTGGGCCTGGAGTCCGGCGCGGACGACTATGTGGTCAAGCCCGTGCAGGGGCGGGTCCTGGACGCCCGGATCCGCGCGGTGCTGCGCCGCGGTGAGCGCGAGGCCAACGACGCGGCGACGTTCGGCTCCCTCGTGATCGACCGCGCGGCGATGACCGTGACGAAGAACGGCGAGGACCTCCAGCTGACGCCCACCGAGCTGCGGCTGCTGCTGGAGCTGAGCCGCCGTCCCGGACAGGCCCTGTCCCGGCAGCAGTTGCTGCGTCTGGTGTGGGAGCACGACTATCTGGGCGACTCCCGCCTGGTGGACGCGTGTGTGCAGCGGCTGCGCGCCAAGGTCGAGGACGTGCCGTCGTCGCCGACCCTGATCCGTACCGTGCGCGGCGTGGGCTACCGGTTGGACACGCCTCAGTGA
- a CDS encoding SigE family RNA polymerase sigma factor, which produces MNTLHSTSTGAVVTRLHDVVRNAEKSGAVSGRGCARGTGRQHTTFMSVVDAHVGGSTTGVTGVAHGGTGTAYGEGTGERRSVSEAEFTAYVQERRASLYATAYHLTGDRFEAEDLLQSALFSTYRAWDRISDKAAVGGYLRRTMTNLHISAWRRRKLNEYPTEELPETAGDTDAMRGTELRAVLWQALARLPELQRTMLVLRYYEGRTDPEIAEILDISVGTVKSSIWRSLRRLREDEVLSFGRDEEESFGELVA; this is translated from the coding sequence ATGAACACGCTGCACAGCACCAGCACTGGCGCAGTTGTCACGCGGCTCCACGATGTCGTCCGGAACGCGGAGAAGTCCGGTGCCGTGAGCGGGCGGGGGTGCGCTCGCGGCACCGGGCGTCAGCACACCACGTTCATGTCGGTGGTTGACGCACACGTGGGGGGAAGCACCACGGGGGTGACGGGGGTCGCCCACGGGGGAACGGGGACCGCGTACGGGGAGGGCACGGGGGAACGCCGTTCTGTGTCGGAGGCGGAGTTCACCGCCTACGTCCAGGAGCGTCGTGCCTCCCTGTACGCAACCGCCTACCACCTGACCGGAGACCGCTTCGAGGCCGAGGACCTGCTGCAGAGCGCGCTGTTCTCGACCTACCGGGCCTGGGACCGGATCAGTGACAAGGCCGCGGTCGGGGGCTACCTCCGCCGCACCATGACCAATCTGCACATCAGCGCGTGGCGCCGCCGCAAGCTGAACGAGTACCCGACCGAGGAGCTGCCGGAGACCGCCGGCGACACGGACGCGATGCGCGGCACCGAACTGCGCGCCGTCCTGTGGCAGGCGCTCGCCCGGCTCCCCGAACTCCAGCGCACGATGCTGGTCCTCCGCTACTACGAGGGCCGCACCGACCCGGAGATCGCGGAGATCCTCGACATCAGTGTCGGCACGGTGAAGTCCAGCATCTGGCGGTCGCTGCGCCGCCTGCGCGAGGACGAGGTCCTCAGCTTCGGCCGTGACGAGGAGGAGTCCTTCGGGGAGCTTGTCGCCTGA
- a CDS encoding uridine kinase family protein yields the protein MSSHPPHPSIPTRVVLLSGPSGSGKSLLAARSGLPVLRLDDFYKEGDDPTLPQVEGSADIDWDHPLSWDADSAVAAIEELCRTGRTTVPAYDISLSARTGAEALRIGRTPVFIAEGIFAAEIVGRCRELGLLADALCLTRGPVKTFRRRFLRDLREGRKSVPFLLRRGWRLMRLERSIVARQTESGAHPCDRDEALGRLAAAAAGRVAKAPA from the coding sequence GTGAGTTCGCATCCGCCGCATCCCTCGATACCGACCCGAGTGGTCCTGCTGTCCGGTCCGTCCGGCTCGGGCAAGTCCCTCCTCGCCGCCCGCTCCGGCCTGCCCGTGCTGCGGCTCGACGACTTCTACAAGGAGGGCGACGACCCGACGCTGCCGCAGGTGGAGGGCAGCGCGGACATCGACTGGGACCACCCGCTGTCGTGGGACGCGGACAGCGCCGTAGCGGCGATCGAGGAGTTGTGCCGCACGGGCCGTACGACCGTCCCGGCGTACGACATCTCGCTCAGCGCGCGTACCGGCGCGGAGGCGCTGCGCATCGGGCGGACGCCGGTGTTCATCGCCGAGGGCATCTTCGCCGCCGAAATCGTCGGGCGCTGCCGTGAACTCGGGCTGCTGGCGGACGCGCTGTGTCTGACGCGTGGTCCGGTGAAGACCTTCCGCCGCCGCTTCCTTCGCGATCTGAGGGAGGGCCGTAAGTCGGTGCCGTTCCTGCTGCGGCGCGGCTGGCGGCTGATGCGGCTGGAGCGCTCGATCGTGGCCCGGCAGACGGAGTCGGGCGCCCATCCCTGCGACCGGGACGAGGCGCTCGGCCGGCTGGCGGCGGCAGCGGCGGGCCGTGTCGCGAAGGCGCCGGCCTGA